One segment of Paenibacillus rhizovicinus DNA contains the following:
- the rpsM gene encoding 30S ribosomal protein S13: protein MARIAGVDLPRDKRVVIALTYIFGIGRTTANKILSTTGISENTRVRDLTEDEVSQLRETIDKTVKVEGDLRREISLNIKRLIEIGCYRGVRHRRGLPVRGQRTKTNARTRKGPRRTVANKKK from the coding sequence ATGGCACGTATTGCTGGTGTAGACTTACCGCGTGATAAACGCGTTGTCATCGCGCTGACGTACATCTTCGGTATTGGCAGAACGACTGCTAATAAAATCTTGAGCACGACTGGTATTAGCGAAAATACTCGTGTTCGCGATCTGACGGAAGATGAAGTGAGCCAACTTCGCGAAACAATCGATAAAACGGTTAAAGTGGAAGGCGACCTTCGCCGCGAAATTTCCCTTAACATCAAACGTCTGATCGAGATCGGCTGCTACCGTGGCGTTCGTCACCGTCGTGGACTTCCGGTTCGTGGTCAACGGACGAAAACAAATGCTCGTACGCGTAAAGGTCCTCGTCGGACTGTAGCGAACAAGAAGAAAT